The genome window GAGACGATGCATGAGGCAGAGCAGGACGTAATTACGCAGTTGGTAAACTATGGCGCAGTGATAGAAGAAGCCGGGAAACTGCATGCACCATCTGTTATCGCTAACTATGCTTACGAGCTGGCTAAAGCTTACAACCGTTTCTACCAGGAGATCTCGATCTTCAACGAAACCGACGAGCAGGCCCGTAACTTTAGAATTGCCCTGTCAGCTATGGTGGCCCGTTTTGTGCGTGAGAGCATGAGCCTGTTAGGTATTGCCGTACCAGAGCGTATGTAAGACTAGTGATTAAGGCGATTTTTCTGATTACTTCAGGATTTCTGTCTGAACCGTAGATTAATATGGATTTGGTGTATTGGTGTTGATGCTGATTGTATAGACCTAATGTGTTTCTTTACGTTAGCAGAAGGTCCCCCTTTGAAGGGGGCAGGGGGATGACAAACGTACAACAGGCAATGCCACAGAATAACCACTACAATCAAAAGCTGAAGCCTTTTGCTAAGGCACTCCGAAAAGAGTCTACAAAAGCAGAAGTACGGCTGTGGTGTGAGGTATTGAGCAAAGGCAAAACAGGCTTTACATTCCTGCGGCAGCGGCCTATTGGTAACTACATTGCAGACTTCTTTTGCAAAGAGCTGAAACTGGTTATCGAAGTGGATGGCTACACACATAACTTCAAAACTGAAGAAGATATAAAACGGGATAAAGAAATTGCT of Pontibacter deserti contains these proteins:
- a CDS encoding endonuclease domain-containing protein, with amino-acid sequence MTNVQQAMPQNNHYNQKLKPFAKALRKESTKAEVRLWCEVLSKGKTGFTFLRQRPIGNYIADFFCKELKLVIEVDGYTHNFKTEEDIKRDKEIAELGFTTLRFSDTEVMKDLPNVERVIVAFIEGSLK